The nucleotide window tctttctccttcctagCCTGTGCAGTGTCCACCTCGTTCCTCTCCCTGCAGCTTTCAGGGGCCTACTAGCCTGTCCTGCTGGGTTAGGAGCCCACAAGCCCAGGGGTCAAATGAAGCCCAGGCCAGCTCCCTTGGGTCTCTGTGTGGCCCGGATGGGCTCGGTGATGCCCCGGCCCTCAGGCCCAAGACCCATGCCAGGGCTCCAACCCATACTCTGCAACATACGATTCCCAGTGTTCGATTCTGGGAGGGGCCCCACATTCTCACCCACCACTCCTAGAGAGAAAAATTCAGAGCCTGTTTAATATCTGGGGATATAACATGGGAAGCAGAAATTTGAGAACATCTTAATGCAAgtgggtgagagtgagagagacctcATCAGCAGATATCTTAATAGGAAGAGGAAGACACGTGGAGCGAAGGAAGAGGGGAGTGACTGGGAGGACGAACGACGGGGCTAATAGCTGTAAAcgtggagtgggaggagaggatctTGATTAGAGCCTAAGACTTTTTAAATGgggcaggctgggagagggaggcgtcTGCAGAACCCTGACCCTCAGAACCCTGGGGCTTACTGGAGGCTACCGTGGTCCCCAAGGTAGTGCTGCGCTGGGACTGACCCTGTGCTTTCCACGAGGGCCCACAGTTTCAGAGAAACGAGGAACTTTGTTCCATTCTTACATCACTTCCTTCTTTGGGGATGCCAGGTATTATGCTCCGAATCCTGACCCATTAACCCCCTCATCCCATTGTCTTAACTCTCAGATTAATCTGCTCCGCAACCGCCTCGCACCACTGCTGACCCATGAGGGAGCTGGGTTTAGAGGGGGAAGGACAGGGGGTAGGGGGTTGGGCTAAAGGTATTAGTGAGGGTGGAGACCACACCAACGTGATTGGCTTAGGGGTAAATCCGGTATATCTATGCTGACAGTAAATCAGGCAAGTTGACTGTTATCCAACATGTAGGGATGGGACGTAAggcactgacgcatcgatgctcgtgtcgcaaaaccaatacgcacagtttcaaaaaagtgttttggagcttgtatcaagttacgaaaccacgtgatagatgacgttcaatgcttcaaacgtcacaaactggttggaagttttgccgctcttctgaaccagagccacAGAGGGAACGAAGCCACCGCTTCTTGTTAAAGATAAATCACACCCTGCCAGAGAAGCAGCGCCAGGCGTCGCTCGAGTTTCTCCCAGCGGTCATTATTAAATCCGTATTGTAATAGGCCAATTATAAATCCGTGCACTTGagtgttattttattgaaatgaaacgtaacatgataggactaggtaggtcgatacagtgcccagaaaacaaatgATGATTcgtcaacagtaataataataatttgtaaTAATAAAGTCCCCCCCGgttcacaataggcctacacaaatgttaagaataagaaaaaatctGTAATCTAGTTTAATTTATATAGACCGTCCACCCGCATCAACAAATAACAGCtttttcggtggtgtagctggttaaagcaatGTTCGACGACGTATTGTTAGCGCAAGTCTGGATACCCGAGTTTGCGCCCCAGTGCAGGGAACCTCGGaagatattctttaacttttactgtgagaaaatgacataattctaacggcctacagatgtatcacaacatTGTAATGTGTGAGCACGAATATCAGAtcaaaatgaacacatgtagcctTAATTAAAACATTAAGTAACGTAGGGCAGTCTACCGTCGGAGACAACCACTACGCctcattcagccagtttaaacGTCCGCTAGATGACGCTGTTCATTTTCGACGCGCCGATAGTTGggctctttgggccggcacaatgcggaaagaaaccaccaaagcttcacaaggcatcgttcgcccatccctaCCAACAcggtctgagagagaggaggacagggtccaaagggagagaggaggaggagagtaccTGTGGGGGCAGGTGCTCCCAGGGGGGCTGCCTTGCGTCTCCGCTTGACGTCACCTGTACACAGGGAGCCCAGGTGACCACTCGTCTGTCTGCAACACCACAGCCAGATCGGGATCGTCGTCATCGTTACCACAACAAAGCCCAACTCATCTTCATGACAACCACACATAATCCTGACATACAGAGGCTTTTCACCTTCCCAGGGAGTCACACTGAGGTGCAGGTCATGCCAGTCCGAACTCGGGTTTGAAGGACACGTGAAACTATTCACAGGCTGCGTCGCTTCTGAAGCTTAGGGCCGGATAGGCCTAGTTTAACACTTATTTACTCATGACTGATTGTGGACAGTGACATACACCAAACGCTAATTCTTTCACACAACCCAGTGGATCGCTTCAGATCTCAACGCATGACTATTCAGTGTGAGTCTAGCGCCCCCCTGTGGAGCCCTTACCCCTGGTGAAGTAATAACCCATGAGGGTGGATGCAGGTATTTTCCATATGTATAAATATGGCTAGCTAGCATGTTTCCAACCTGCTGGCTGTCTTCATAGAGCAGCTCCTCCTGTGCCCTCTGTCTGTCCGAGAATCCCAGTGcaactacagacacacagacatggagagagaaagagagagagaaaaagagatcagAAAAGATCAAGTCATGATGTCAGTCAGTCTATAAGCTCAGCCTGTAAGCTCCTGTTGAATTTCTGTCGCCGGGTTCTTAAGAGTGCTTAACATAGAGAGGCAGGCTAATGGGATAACAGGTGCAGTACTGACAGGACTGGGTGGGCATCCAGGTGTGGTCTTACCTGTCCGTGGTCTCTCCTCGACCCTGGACTGAACCATGGGCTGTGGGGGAGATGGAGCTGGGTAAGTTCCAATATAAAACATACACAACAAGGAGACGTATCCACAACTGCAGGAGCACAACCTTGCCCTGCATCTCTACAGTGCATAGGGATTTCTTAGGGAGTCTGAGGTTTCATTCAAAAGCACTCTCAAACGCATcaacacgtgggggggggggtgcaggggagctTAGGGAGACTCACTCGTGGGAGTGGGGGTCCTGGGAGTGTCGTGTCAGTCTGTCATGAGCCCCCCCCTGAGAGGTCTGAGGGCCCCCGTGGAGGCGACTCAGTCTGGCCTGGAAACCTGGAGGGAGAACGGAGGCCGGCATCATGTCATCCATTAGAACTCAACACACGTGACGATGTCACGACTGAAGCAAGTTGCCATATCACACGACTGTGGTGGGAGCCGTGTTTGTGCGCCACGGTCGTTTTCCTTGTGGTTGGGGTCAGCTTGGCGAGCCTGGGGTTCCTACCTCTCTGTGCGGAGGGGCTCATGATGGGGAAGGAGCCCGTCAGGATGCTGTTGAACACCGGGTCCACCaggtccagctcctcccccgACTCCCTCTCCCACCACGGGACCACCCCCGCCACGCCGCACGCCCCGCCTGACCCTGGCTCGCCCTCGTAGAACCAGTCGCTCTGCTCGTCATCGCCTGGGGAGCGGGGGTCAAGAGGGAGcgggtcagagaaagaggcgtCGGGAGACTTTTCTTTTCAGATGGAATTCAAGTCCTATTCTTTCCAGATCAACAGGAAACAAAACGTTGTCCTCCCTATCACATTACATTGTATGGGAATAGTCCCAGTACAGAAGGTAGTCAGCAAATGGCCTTTACCTTGTCTCCCCTCATCATTGGTGTACAGTCCCCCATCACTGCTGTTGCTCACACTGCTGGTCTCACTGGAAGGAGACAAGGGAaagcgacagacagacagagacagacaggatggtaacgatgggaggagaaaaaaggTTGTTGAAAAAAAGCAGTCTCTTCACACAACGCTGTCTTTTTAAATGGAAACAACACGGAAAATAACTAGAATCCCCTCCAGGCTACTGAGCAGCAGCATGCAACACTAGCTTCCAGAGACAGGAGCCGATGTGGCcggagcgagcgagagaagaAGCATAACACTAACCACCTGTCACTCATGTCCTCGTCcgaacccttctgttcctcaaacTCCATTTTGTCCTTGGGTCCAGTCTGAGTCAAAATGGCATCCTCACTCTCCACCACGACCCCTTCATCAGCCGCCTCAAGCCCCAGTCTGTGCGCAGCCATCTTCCTTTTTTTCACCCCGCACTTCCCCCCTCTgccttctccaccacctccgcCCAGCTCCATGGCCCCCCTGCACTCAGCTGAGCCTAGCCCAGGGGGTCTGCCCCCTACAAGGGGCTTGGGGACAGGTGGTGGCCcgaggatggtggtggtggggggggtcagtGCCTCCAGAGGGGGGTCCACGGCCATGCGTTTGACCTTGCGTCGCCGTCTCAGGCTGCGGGTCCCCTCGCCGGCCACCGGGTCGTCTGGCCAGAGTGGCCGCTTGCCCCGCCCCGTGTCTGGGTTGAGAGGAGTGCGCCGTTTGGGCCCCAGCTGTTCATCGGAGTCACTGTTATCTCGCCCATGACTGTTACTGGCAGCCACACCACCCGTGGTGGCACGGTAGTCCTGAGAACCAGAGGAAATAGCCAGAACGTGACCAATCAGACATTGACACACCATCCTGCCAGGTCtacaccccccacccatccacccacccaccttatGTTCATCCAGGCTGGACTCGGACCCCTCACTCAGGTGCCCCGTCTcccagggtgggtgggggttgtCTGAACGCCTCTTCCTGCCACGCCGCTTCCTGGCCTGCCTCTTTAGCAGGCAGCCAACAGCCAGGGCGTGGTCCCCACCATCCCCAAAGCCCCCGCGCGCTGCCTGCTCCGAGCTCTCTTCCAGCGCAGACACCAGATCGTGGACCAGCTCGTCCATGGTCCGACGAAAATGCCTTGTGGGGGAGAGACGTGTGGTTGAGTGAAGGGGAAGCTTTGTGATGGATTGCAGAATATGAAAGCTTAGATGAGAAAGGGACAATGTATagctgagtctgtgtgtgttttaaatatTGCTAAAGAAGGGCACACATCCACTACTGCTGATCATGCATATATCCTAGTTCACACCTATAGAAACAATTAAGCCATGGTCGTCGGATGTCACTTGTTAATATGGTGGCTAGTGGTGATTCACCGTTGTTGAGTTGTTGAGCTACCAATTGTATTTTACCACTAGATTAGTACTACCTAGCTGTCACGTTGGCTTGCGTGGCTTAGATTCCTACCACTGGTACCAGCATCTGACGAAATCAGATGACACCTTTATTACAGATGAAAAAGCGTACGATtgaaagctagctagcaagctagctagtcaAAGATACAAAAATATCTAGCAAGCTAGCCATGGTTTGCCCTACTTTTCTGACAAGCTAGCTAATGTTCGCCGGTGATATAAAATCGACCCATTTCAGGACTACATACCAGCCGGTTCCCGCTTTACCGATGGTCTTGATATTAGCTGCACGGAACATTAAAACCCCCAATGCCTGAGACTTTTAACCGAAAACACGTATGGACAAGCAGTGGG belongs to Osmerus mordax isolate fOsmMor3 chromosome 8, fOsmMor3.pri, whole genome shotgun sequence and includes:
- the gpatch2 gene encoding G patch domain-containing protein 2 isoform X1; this translates as MFRAANIKTIGKAGTGWHFRRTMDELVHDLVSALEESSEQAARGGFGDGGDHALAVGCLLKRQARKRRGRKRRSDNPHPPWETGHLSEGSESSLDEHKDYRATTGGVAASNSHGRDNSDSDEQLGPKRRTPLNPDTGRGKRPLWPDDPVAGEGTRSLRRRRKVKRMAVDPPLEALTPPTTTILGPPPVPKPLVGGRPPGLGSAECRGAMELGGGGGEGRGGKCGVKKRKMAAHRLGLEAADEGVVVESEDAILTQTGPKDKMEFEEQKGSDEDMSDRCETSSVSNSSDGGLYTNDEGRQGDDEQSDWFYEGEPGSGGACGVAGVVPWWERESGEELDLVDPVFNSILTGSFPIMSPSAQRGFQARLSRLHGGPQTSQGGAHDRLTRHSQDPHSHDPWFSPGSRRDHGQLHWDSRTDRGHRRSCSMKTASRQTSGHLGSLCTGDVKRRRKAAPLGAPAPTGVVGENVGPLPESNTGNRMLQSMGWSPGMGLGPEGRGITEPIRATQRPKGAGLGFI
- the gpatch2 gene encoding G patch domain-containing protein 2 isoform X2 is translated as MFRAANIKTIGKAGTGWHFRRTMDELVHDLVSALEESSEQAARGGFGDGGDHALAVGCLLKRQARKRRGRKRRSDNPHPPWETGHLSEGSESSLDEHKDYRATTGGVAASNSHGRDNSDSDEQLGPKRRTPLNPDTGRGKRPLWPDDPVAGEGTRSLRRRRKVKRMAVDPPLEALTPPTTTILGPPPVPKPLVGGRPPGLGSAECRGAMELGGGGGEGRGGKCGVKKRKMAAHRLGLEAADEGVVVESEDAILTQTGPKDKMEFEEQKGSDEDMSDSETSSVSNSSDGGLYTNDEGRQGDDEQSDWFYEGEPGSGGACGVAGVVPWWERESGEELDLVDPVFNSILTGSFPIMSPSAQRGFQARLSRLHGGPQTSQGGAHDRLTRHSQDPHSHDPWFSPGSRRDHGQLHWDSRTDRGHRRSCSMKTASRQTSGHLGSLCTGDVKRRRKAAPLGAPAPTGVVGENVGPLPESNTGNRMLQSMGWSPGMGLGPEGRGITEPIRATQRPKGAGLGFI